A region of Culicoides brevitarsis isolate CSIRO-B50_1 chromosome 1, AGI_CSIRO_Cbre_v1, whole genome shotgun sequence DNA encodes the following proteins:
- the LOC134836535 gene encoding pseudouridylate synthase 1 homolog gives MFKIFRRTFSLINAEATSTRFEKFEEKVWKRIREMEETNKKNLEQGKLEIPRFVKKEGNEAKFSKKRRTWAEGGKKEEDLKKQRTEESPFERVKRKKSLIVLGYSGVNYFGMQRNPGFSTIEEELLTALKKCEFITPESYEQPQWIGFQRAARTDKGVSAMTQCVSLKLPDVVDVDAINACLPEQIKVFAVKRVTKGFNSKENCDFRTYSYTLPTVAFEKHDTPDQKMENYRVTQEKLNEVNEVLKMYEGTKNYHNFTSKKAAFDPSARRYMVSLEVGAPFIVRDVYEFATIKIKGQSFMLHQIRKMVGLMLAIVRGLTPKETISKAFQQEKIDLPTAPGLGLVLNQPHYDRYNKRYGDDGIHEKLLFEDIKEQVEEFAKKHIISNIVDTELKEKSMMDFIEKLHKHTYEPREDEKVTEPSSKDDDGDE, from the exons atgttcaaaatctTTCGCAgaacattttctttaattaatgcagaagcaa CTTCCACacgatttgaaaaatttgaggaaaaagtGTGGAAAAGGATTCGAGAAATGGaggaaacaaataaaaagaatttagaACAGGGGAAATTAGAGATTCCACGTTTTGTCAAGAAAGAAGGCAACGAAGCGAAATTCAGTAAGAAACGACGAACGTGGGCTGAAGGcggcaaaaaagaagaagacctGAAGAAACAAAGGACTGAAGAATCCCCGTTCGAACGAGTCAAACGGAAAAAGAGCCTTATTGTTTTGGGATATTCGGGCGTCAATTATTTTGGAATGCAACGAAATCCGGGTTTTAGTACGATTGAAGAAGAATTATTAACTGCcttgaaaaaatgtgaatttattACCCCCGAATCGTACGAACAGCCGCAATGGATTGGTTTTCAACGGGCGGCCCGAACCGATAAAGGCGTTTCAGCCATGACACAATGTGTCTCCTTAAAATTgc ctgaTGTCGTTGATGTCGATGCAATTAATGCATGTCTTCCGGAGCAAATTAAAGTTTTCGCCGTGAAACGTGTCACGAAAGGCTTtaattcaaaggaaaattgtGATTTTCGAACATATTCTTACACATTGCCAACAGTTGCATTTGAAAAACACGACACGcctgatcaaaaaatggaaaattatcgCGTCACACAGGAAAAACTAAATGAAGTCAATGAAGTACTCAAAATGTATGaaggcacaaaaaattatcacaatttCACGTCGAAAaa agcTGCTTTTGATCCATCGGCACGTCGTTATATGGTCTCGTTAGAAGTTGGAGCGCCATTTATCGTTCGCGATGTGTACGAATTTGCAACCATCAAGATTAAAGGCCAAAGTTTCATGTTACATCAAATTCGGAAAATGGTTGGATTGATGCTCGCAATTGTACGAGGCTTAACTCCCAAAGAAACAATTTCAAAGGCgtttcaacaagaaaaaatcgatttgcCAACAGCTCCTGGATTGGGTCTCGTGTTGAATCAACCGCATTACGATCGATACA ATAAGAGATATGGCGATGATGGAATAcacgaaaaattactttttgaagaTATCAAGGAGCAAGTAGAAGAGTTTGCGAAAAAACACATTATATCAAATATTGTTGACACGGagctaaaagaaaaatcaatgatggatttcattgaaaaactgCACAAACACACCTATGAGCCTCGAGAAGATGAAAAAGTCACGGAACCCAGTAGTAAAGACGATGATGGagatgaataa
- the LOC134837123 gene encoding mitotic checkpoint serine/threonine-protein kinase BUB1-like produces the protein MRSIWLIDGLVRTKKMPIHRNLYKNMIDFGKIRYPRQKKGKFNKPQCLVPSMKNLELMQKKAKSKSTGMLNPVSEKVAFQSASPNPSPKPSPFAQRNKTMKPIASIQPIMQTRSPIPSTINRSSPLRINPFALSFKQRMVEKTDIKERLRNLPSCTFKHNGRSLSKGQSLDFGGEQFYVIKALAKGGYGTIYTAKAKSTGEIYALKQEKPPNLWEFYVCLELKERIHNQQILPAFTTITHGLLTNDHSILATNYAPYGSLIEVFNKVRVETHRCCEELVVISVAHQILTIFQYLHEAKIIHADVKPENFLVIRDVGPHPYIQLIDFGVSIDMKLVQNEFPNFDGFRAASKKDLIIEMHENRPWSYQIDYFGIAGTIHVMLFGEHMKIRKDNIWKPKAAIKRYMNQRLWEKFFCELLNIVGEKPNVEEIIKILDGELKTPENHARDKFIEFNRILKSK, from the exons ATGAGGAGTATATGGCTTATCGATGGGCTCGTCAGAACAAAGAAAATGCCCATTCAcagaaatttgtacaaaaatatgatcgattttggaaaaattcggTACCCGAGACAGAAGAAAGGGAAGTTCAACAAACCTCAATGCTTGGTACCTTCAATGAAAAACCTCGAATTGATGCAAAAGAAAGCAAAATCCAAATCAACAGGAATGCTAAATCCGGTATCAGAAAAAGTCGCTTTTCAAAGTGCATCGCCAAATCCGTCTCCAAAACCATCGCCATTTGCGCAAAGAAACAAAACAATGAAACCAATAGCAAGTATCCAACCAATTATGCAAACTCGTTCACCGATCCCAAGCACAATTAACAGAAGTTCTCCGCTTCGCATAAATCCTTTCGCTTTATCGTTCAAACAACGAATGGTCGAGAAAACTGATATTAAAGAACGCCTTAGAAATCTTCCATCATGCACATTCAAACACAATGGAAGATCTCTTTCGAAAGGCCAATCGTTGGATTTTGGCGGCGAACAATTCTACGTTATTAAGGCTCTTGCAAAAGGGGGTTATGGTACAATTTATACCGCAAAAGCGAAGTCAACGGGAGAAATTTACGCCTTAAAACAAGAAAAGCCTCCAAATTTGTGGGAATTCTACGTTTGTTTGGAGCTGAAAGAAAGAATTCATAACCAACAAATc CTTCCAGCCTTTACAACAATTACCCATGGCTTGCTTACGAATGATCACAGTATTTTGGCAACAAATTATGCACCTTACGGCTCCTTAATCGAAGTATTTAACAAAGTTCGTGTTGAAACTCATCGTTGTTGCGAAGAATTAGTTGTAATTAGTGTTGCccatcaaattttaacaatttttcaatatcttcATGAAGCTAAGATCATCCATGCCGACGTCAAAcccgaaaattttctcgtaaTCCGTGACGTTGGACCTCATCCGTACATACAACTCATCGATTTTGGCGTTTCGATCGACATGAAATTAGTTCAAAACGAATTTCCGAACTTTGATGGCTTTCGTGCTGCGTCTAAAAAAGATTTGATTATTGAAATGCATGAAAATCGTCCGTGGAGCTATCAGATTGATTATTTTGGGATCGCAGGAACGATCCATGTCATGCTATTTGGCGAACACATGAAGATAAGGAAAGATAATATTTGGAAGCCAAAGGCAGCTATTAAGCGGTATATGAATCAACGTTTgtgggaaaagtttttttgtgaattgttGAATATTGTCGGAGAAAAGCCTAATGTAgaggaaattattaaaattttggatggAGAACTGAAAACACCCGAAAACCAtgcaagagataaatttatcgagtttaatagaattttgaagtcaaaatga
- the LOC134837036 gene encoding testis-expressed protein 2, protein MSKGHDAPVFRFNKEDDSLETLITTPSKIEEVSTSSSTSTSNTKKSFFKDNFHKSYSVDDESTAITPNNAKETKTWRMIKDKVAQAVEDYKSNRSVKDEDSDLEDISEASLKTENMPNISDTADSSSLLGKHLSSLRNKKKAVFSKLSKSKESSPAKTLQQKLTKNDVLNDLGKTTQVDVESGVEVVEDMIFVPSISVNDNDVAPNELSLQQEMQLLDALRSETAKNPPVTMNIETKTQKTFDILVRIFTKESFMFALLAVIVTLILKLSLFWQGAFTTGFLMLLYHNFCDYLRESVLNKTTESKFSLLNKFQSTYNIPFVGKDVIEEHRPIKSYRGWMNIIDKYDPETYSVSQTQSIYMKLDGSSLRISYTKSKISKRHLWNESTKKSYPKNFTHQKFFELKGATVELWPRGLARKRYYSRKYPIRVVLVPEQQIESNKNTPTNDLIDTDLEFKDCTDDEPEVLYLFARCDREKEDWFRQLRAASIGDINDPSGEYQVKSKNSSRNSSFPPTPTKEPESETKKRNSSDSNSMKELEGDDFEKIEREAFTFESMIQPCAARTSAEFLQFIKAYVRKPSKVTENDTCSSFDPSQPLASEGFWINLVLGRFLYGIMHDKTIMDEIHTFFQRKLSAIKLPNFMEEVCIQEINLRSDTPPIIHKIYTPYVDERGIWLDADLSYEGLVHATISTKLNLMRLKIKQESDKEDALDKQYSKSAPVETIYDSDAESESSSSSDDDTSSATNDTNVAVESTVSGSPSSSTAPANKKRLLRIVNQITTSNLFQSATEIPYIQRAMENMSKNIKLRVELKGIVARVVINLPSPPSDRLWMGFREPPRLFMSAKPTIGESLFDWNIVTSAIENKLCDEIYKQMVYPNLIDVIIATLGQPTYKE, encoded by the exons ATGAGTAAAG gacACGATGCTCCCGTGTTCCGTTTCAACAAAGAAGATGACTCATTAGAGACGTTGATTACAACACCTTCAAAG ATCGAGGAGGTATCAACATCAAGTTCGACATCAACTTCAAAcacaaagaaaagttttttcaaaga TAATTTTCACAAGTCGTACAGCGTGGATGATGAGTCAACAGCGATCACACCGAATAATGCCAAGGAAACGAAAACGTGGCGCATGATAAAGGACAAAGTAGCGCAAGCTGTCGAAGATTACAAATCGAATCGCAGTGTGAAAGACGAAGACTCCGACTTGGAAGACATTTCGGAAGCATCTCTCAAGACTGAAAACATGCCAAATATCTCAGATACTGCAGATAGTTCGTCGCTTCTCGGGAAACATCTCTCATCGCTCAGGAATAAAAAGAAAGCTGTGTTTTCGAAATTGTCAAAGAGCAAAGAATCGTCGCCCGCCAAGACACTCCAGCAAAAACTCACGAAAAATGATGTACTTAATGATTTGGGGAAAACGACCCAAGTTGATGTCGAGTCGGGCGTCGAAGTTGTCGAAGATATGATTTTTGTTCCCTCAATTAGTGTTAATGACAACGACGTTGCACCCAATGAACTAAGTTTGCAACAAGAAATGCAGTTATTGGATGCACTGAGATCTGAAACGGCAAAAAATCCTCCTGTGACAATGAATATcgaaacaaaaacacaaaaaacgttCGATATTTTGGTGCGAATTTTCACGAAAGAATCTTTTATGTTTGCCTTGCTTGCCGTTATCGTAACGCTGATCCTCAAGTTGTCGCTCTTTTGGCAAGGTGCCTTCACAACAGGTTTCCTCATGTTACTCTACCATAATTTCTGTGACTATTTACGCGAATCAGTATTAAACAAGACGACAGAGAGTAAATTTTCGCTGTTGAACAAATTCCAAAGTACTTACAACATTCCATTTGTCGGGAAAGACGTCATTGAGGAACATCGCCCAATCAAAAGTTATCGCGGATGGATGAACATCATCGACAAATACGATCCCGAAACGTATTCCGTATCGCAAACACAATCAATTTACATGAAACTCGATGGATCTTCGTTGCGGATCTCCTACACAAAATCCAAAATCTCCAAACGTCATTTGTGGAACGAGTCAACGAAGAAAAGTTATCCGAAAAACTTCAcacatcaaaagtttttcgaaCTTAAAGGAGCTACCGTCGAATTATGGCCTCGAGGACTTGCACGTAAACGATACTACAGTCGAAAATATCCCATAAGAGTTGTTTTAGTGCCCGAACAACAAATCGAGAGCAACAAAAATACGCCGACAAACGACTTAATTGACACGGATTTGGAGTTTAAGGATTGCACGGATGACGAACCTGaagtactttatttatttgcgcGGTGTGATCGTGAAAAAGAAGATTGGTTCAGACAACTCAGGGCTGCCAGTATCGGAGACATCAACGATCCAAGCGGCGAATATCaagtaaaatccaaaaatagtTCGCGAAACAGCAGTTTTCCTCCAACTCCGACAAAAGAACCTGaatctgaaacaaaaaaacgaaatagtAGTGACTCGAATAGCATGAAGGAATTGGAAGGAGacgattttgagaaaattgaacGTGAAGCATTTACCTTTGAGTCGATGATTCAACCGTGTGCAGCAAGAACTTCAGCTGAATtccttcaatttattaaagcaTATGTGCGAAAACCATCAAAAGTGACGGAAAATGACACATGTTCATCTTTTGATCCCTCACAACCGCTTGCCAGTGAAGGTTTTTGGATTAATTTAGTTCTCGGAAGATTTTTGTACGGAATTATGCACGACAAGACAATTATGGATGAgattcacacatttttccaACGGAAATTGAGTGCTattaag ttaCCCAATTTCATGGAAGAAGTCTGTATCCAAGAGATAAATCTCCGCAGTGACACACCTCCGATCATTCACAAAATCTACACTCCATACGTTGACGAACGCGGCATTTGGTTAGATGCTGACTTATCGTATGAAGGTCTTGTTCACGCCACAATTTcgacaaaattgaatttgatgcGGCTCAAAATCAAGCAGGAAAGTGACAAAGAAGATGCTCTCGACAAACAATATTCCAAAAGTGCTCCGGTCGAAACGATTTACGACAGTGATGCTGAAAGCGAGTCAAGTTCAAGCTCAGATGATGATACGTCGTCGGCAACAAATGACACAAATGTTGCTGTTGAGTCAACAGTTTCGGGAAGCCCATCATCTTCAACGGCACCTGCAAATAAGAAACGTTTGTTACGCATCGTGAACCAAATTACGActtcaaatttgtttcaatCCGCTACGGAAATCCCGTATATTCAACGTGCAATGGAAAATATgagcaaaaatatcaaattacgaGTAGAATTAAAGGGAATTGTTGCACGAGTTGTTATAAATTTACCGTCGCCGCCTTCAGATCGTCTTTGGATGGG cttCCGTGAACCTCCTCGATTATTCATGTCGGCAAAACCGACAATTGGCGAGTCACTTTTCGATTGGAATATCGTAACATCCGCAATTGAGAACAAACTTTGTGAtgaaatttacaaacaaatgGTCTATCCGAACCTAATTGACGTGATTATCGCGACTCTCGGACAACCAACATACAAAGAATGA
- the LOC134837049 gene encoding LOW QUALITY PROTEIN: guanine nucleotide-binding protein-like 1 (The sequence of the model RefSeq protein was modified relative to this genomic sequence to represent the inferred CDS: inserted 1 base in 1 codon) — MPQNRRKVPFSGKQKKQQLLEKKQKNRNFSITNPDNESDDGEEKPEAGSLLESVQKINVQPNSRSNRNNRYALQFHKESKEQLRQMQEDARNAIKSLSEQELEVADEYFDGYDFPVRPKWTYEMSKEVVDSNENRYFFNYVKALEKRHHEEGRELSYCELNLETWRQLWRVLEISDLILFIVDVRMASLMFPPSIYDYVNNTLGKHLILVLNKIDLVRPTVVLAWKNYFSEKYPDISIILFTSYPSNNSPEELGLASLRAKRRRGRMRMAVEGAKQILGACKSIVGSDIDFSSWETKIKNEVSEVTEXRDDDEKVETEGTHEPESLFPFEEHEKYKNGILTIGCVGFPNVGKSSVLNALMGKKVVSVSQTPGHTKHFQTIFLTNNIRLCDCPGLVFPSSTPRNIQVLLGSYPIAQLKVPYASVKFLAERIDLPKLLNVKHPEGDDEEEWSAMDICTAWALKRGFLTAKAARPDTYRAANNILRMALSGKLVLALKPFGYGNELEKLSQSRELEEIRKIQCLGKSEEETLEEFEEEEETESDENCSDEEEKTETKTKGEKSEKSKKEVPLTYSNAFDLLNEDSSDDS; from the exons ATGCCTCAAAATCGTCGAAAAGTTCCCTTTAGTGGCAAACAGAAGAAGCAACAGTTGCTtgagaagaagcaaaaaaatcgtaatttttcaataacaaaTCCCGATAACGAAAGTGATGACGGAGAAGAAAAGCCAGAAGCAGGATCTCTTCTCGAaagtgttcaaaaaattaatgttcagCCAAATTCGAGAAGCAATCGAAACAATCGATATGCCCTACAATTTCACAAAGAATCGAAAGAACAGCTGAGACAAATGCAAGAAGATGCGAGAAATGCTATTAAAAGTCTATCAGAACAAGAATTGGAAGTTGCTGATGAGTACTTTGATGGTTACGATTTTCCCGTGAGACCGAAATGGACTTATGAGATGAGCAAAGAAGTTGTTGACAGCAACGAAAaccgatattttttt aattaTGTAAAGGCTCTTGAAAAGCGCCATCATGAAGAAGGTCGAGAATTGAGTTATTGCGAATTGAATCTCGAGACATGGCGACAATTATGGCGCGTTTTGGAAATTTCCGacttaattttgttcattgtTGATGTACGAATGGCAAGTTTAATGTTCCCGCCATCGATTTACGATTATGTGAACAACACTTTGGGCAAACATCTCATTTTGGTATTGAACAAAATAGATCTCGTTCGTCCTACAGTAGTTCTGGCttggaaaaattacttttccgAAAAATATCCTGATATttctatcattttatttacttcatATCCATCGAATAATTCACCTGAAGAACTTGGATTGGCAAGTTTGCGTGCAAAACGTCGTCGAGGTAGAATGCGAATGGCTGTCGAAGGTGCGAAACAAATATTGGGTGCTTGTAAAAGTATCGTTGGATCAGATATCGATTTTTCCTCATGGgaaacgaaaatcaaaaatgaagtTTCTGAAGTTACGG GaagagatgatgatgaaaaagttgaaactgaagGCACCCACGAACCAGAATCCCTTTTTCCCTTCGAAGAAcacgaaaaatacaaaaatggcATATTAACAATTGGTTGTGTTGGTTTTCCAAACGTTGGAAAGTCTTCCGTGTTGAATGCTTTAATgggcaaaaaagttgttagcGTGTCTCAAACTCCCGGACATACAAAGCATTTTCAAACGATATTTCTAACAAACAATATTCGACTCTGCGATTGTCCCGGATTAGTTTTTCCCTCGTCGACGCCGCGAAACATTCAAGTTTTGTTGGGAAGTTATCCGATTGCTCAACTGAAAGTTCCTTACGCGTCTGTAAAATTTCTCGCGGAACGCATTGATTTGCCAAAATTGTTGAATGTCAAACATCCCGAGGGAGATGATGAAGAAGAATGGTCCGCAATGGATATTTGCACGGCATGGGCTCTCAAAAGGGGATTTTTGACGGCAAAAGCAGCAAGACCTGATACTTATCGAGCAGCAAATAACATTTTGAGAATGGCCTTGAGTGGAAAATTAGTTTTGGCGCTGAAACCATTTGGATATGGAAATGAGTTGGAAAAATTGTCGCAAAGCAGAGAATTAgaggaaattcgaaaaattcaatgtTTGGGAAAATCTGAAGAGGAAACTCTTGAggaatttgaagaagaagaagaaactgaaagtgatgaaaattgctctgatgaagaagaaaaaacggaAACAAAGACCAAaggagaaaaaagtgaaaaaagtaaaaaagaagTGCCTCTGACTTATTCAAATGCTTTTGATCTCTTGAATGAAGACAGTAGTGATGATtcttaa
- the LOC134834201 gene encoding Golgi resident protein GCP60, which produces MEKTKTSQGVSLITEKETDLTLEETYKIALKFYKEKFGKAVVLSYDDNLRLIAYSQQAKYGSVDDNPETKPLGYLDIVGKARRQAWAALGNMPKDVAKRSFINTLHEICPSFKPYIEAVQHNKREKSDNNKLHEMFDEKLRLENKNQEELEKYNEEMQLRKLQDALNEQTYDQFKEHVDKMHPGNPEQQAVLLKNLQEEHYRQYLLHMQSEIFDVQCNPGSDIHVEDAKHNERDEQNAQMSDGRDRSESESEFDDGTLLTPASMWTRPDIKKFKDEVTEGKSGVLRIGHGDIVTVRVPTNSDGVSLFWEFATDSYDIGFGVYFEWGPPESQEVTVRISESDSEDDYFDDTDGEYVTTADLESGGMTAAQETTSLTSPQRNLSVVVPVYRRDCHLEVYAGSHTYPGEGTYLLKFDNSFSLWRSKVLYYRVFYTR; this is translated from the coding sequence atggaaaaaacaaaaacatctcAAGGTGTTTCTTTGATCACAGAAAAGGAGACAGACCTCACTTTGGAAGAAACCTACAAAATTGCCCTGAAATTCTACAAAGAAAAGTTCGGAAAAGCCGTTGTACTTAGTTACGATGATAATTTGCGTCTCATTGCTTATTCGCAACAAGCGAAATACGGCTCCGTCGATGATAATCCCGAGACAAAGCCTTTGGGGTATCTCGATATCGTTGGAAAAGCACGTCGTCAAGCATGGGCCGCTTTGGGAAATATGCCAAAAGACGTAGCAAAACGTTCTTTTATCAATACTTTGCACGAAATTTGTCCTTCATTTAAGCCGTACATCGAAGCTGTGCAGCACAACAAACGCGAAAAAAGCGACAACAATAAATTGCACGAAAtgtttgacgaaaaattgcgTTTGGagaacaaaaatcaagaagaaCTCGAAAAATACAATGAAGAAATGCAACTTAGAAAATTGCAAGATGCACTAAATGAACAAACGTATGACCAATTCAAAGAGCATGTCGACAAAATGCATCCCGGCAATCCGGAGCAACAAGCTGTTCTACTAAAAAACTTGCAAGAAGAGCATTATCGACAATATTTATTGCACATGCAATCGGAGATATTTGATGTTCAGTGCAATCCGGGTAGTGACATTCACGTCGAGGACGCGAAACACAACGAACGCGACGAACAAAACGCACAAATGAGTGACGGGCGCGATCGAAGCGAAAGTGAATCGGAGTTTGATGATGGGACACTTCTCACGCCCGCATCAATGTGGACTCGACCTgatattaaaaagttcaagGATGAAGTTACCGAAGGCAAATCGGGCGTTTTACGTATCGGCCATGGAGATATTGTAACGGTGCGTGTTCCAACCAATAGCGATGGCGTAAGTCTCTTTTGGGAATTTGCCACAGACAGTTACGACATTGGTTTCGGAGTTTATTTCGAATGGGGTCCGCCAGAATCGCAAGAAGTTACTGTCCGTATCAGCGAAAGTGATTCGGAAGACGATTATTTTGACGATACCGACGGAGAATATGTAACAACGGCAGATTTGGAGTCGGGAGGTATGACAGCTGCACAAGAAACAACGTCACTCACATCGCCGCAAAGGAATCTCAGTGTTGTCGTGCCAGTTTATCGCAGAGATTGCCATTTGGAAGTTTATGCGGGAAGTCATACGTATCCCGGCGAAGGAAcatatttacttaaatttgataattctTTCAGTTTATGGCGgtcaaaagttttatattaCCGCGTTTTCTATACGCGATAA
- the LOC134829584 gene encoding AP-3 complex subunit mu-2 — protein MIHSLFIINSSGDIFLEKHWRSVVNRSVCDYFLDAQLAKPNDIPPIIQTAHHYLVSVQRNGVSLVAACKQESPPLFVIEFLHRVVDTFEDYFSECTESIIKENYVLVYELLDEMLDNGFPSVTESNVLKELIKPPNILRTIANTVTGKSNMAGTLPTGQLSAIPWRRTGVKYTNNEAYFDVVEEVDAIIDKSGSTVFAEIQGYIDCCIKLSGMPDLTLSFMNPRLFDDVSFHPCVRFKRWEGERLLSFIPPDGNFRLMSYHIGTQSIVAIPIYVRHNLSFKTGEQAKLDITVGPKTTLGRTLENVKLEIQMPKAILNCSLTTNQGKYAFDPTNKVLTWDVGRIDVTKLPNIRGSVSVQVGTTSLETNPSINVHFTISQLAVSGLKVNRLDMYGEKYKPFKGVKYLTKAGKFQMRM, from the exons ATGATTCACAgtctttttattatcaattccAGTGG AGACATTTTCCTCGAGAAACATTGGAGAAGTGTCGTGAATCGATCTGTCTGCGATTATTTTCTTGATGCTCAATTAGCAAAACCAAAC gaCATTCCTCCCATCATTCAAACAGCCCATCATTATCTCGTTTCGGTGCAGCGAAATGGCGTTTCTCTCGTTGCTGCCTGCAAACAAGAATCTCCTCCGTTGTttgttattgaatttttgcatcGTGTCGTCGATACCTTTGAGGATTACTTTTCCGAATGTACAGAGTCGATTATCAAGGAAAATTATGTGCTTGTTTACGAATTGCTCGATGAGATGTTGGACAATGGTTTTCCAAGCGTGACAGAAAGTAATGTCTTGAAGGAATTGATAAAACCGCCCAATATTTTACGAACAATCGCAAATACAGTCACGGGAAAATCGAATATGGCAGGAACTTTGCCAACGGGACAGCTATCGGCAATTCCGTGGCGTCGTACAGGCGTCAAATACACAAATAACGAAGCCTATTTCGATGTTGTTGAAGAAGTTGACGCCATCATCGATAAATCGGGGTCGACTGTTTTTGCCGAAATTCAAGGATATATCGATTGTTGCATCAAGCTCTCGGGCATGCCGGATCTGACACTTTCTTTCATGAATCCTCGCTTATTTGACGATGTCTCCTTTCATCCGTGCGTTCGTTTCAAACGATGGGAAGGCGAACGACTTTTATCTTTCATTCCTCCGGATGGCAATTTTCGTCTCATGTCTTATCACATAGGGACACAAAGTATCGTTGCGATTCCCATCTATGTGCGTCACAATTTATCCTTCAAAACGGGCGAACAAGCAAAACTCGATATCACGGTAGGTCCGAAAACAACTCTCGGGCGTACGCTTGAAAATGTAAAGTTGGAAATTCAGATGCCCAAAGCAATTTTGAACTGCTCGTTGACAACAAATCAAGGAAAATATGCCTTTGATCCGACAAATAAAGTTCTGACATGGGACGTGGGACGCATTGATGTAACGAAATTGCCAAATATTCGGGGAAGCGTTTCTGTGCAAGTAGGCACAACAAGTCTCGAGACAAATCCTTCAATTAATGTGCATTTTACGATCTCCCAACTGGCTGTTTCTGGATTGAAAGTTAACCGATTAGATATGTACGGAGAGAAATACAAACCGTTCAAGGGagtcaaatatttgacaaaagcaggaaaatttcaaatgagaATGTAA